The DNA sequence GGACATATTTGTCATTGACCCGCTGCCTGTTCGACGGTATGCTTTATTGGCGTATGTTGCCAGCGAAAACGAAAATGTAAGAATCCAGAAACACGAGCTATTACTCTACTATGTCTTTTTACTCAAACAGACCCGAGGATTTGTTATTTGACGCGGCCCGTAAAGGCGATACCGCTAACGTGAAGAAACTCATCGGAGAGAAGGTCGATGTGAACGCCACCGATGCCAAAGGCTTCACGCCCCTCATCATTGCTGCCTACGATGGACACCTGGATACTGCCAAAGCGTTGCTCGATGCAAAGGCCGATGTGAACGTGCGGGATGCCAGTGGTAACACGGCCCTGATGGGCGTCAGTTTCAAGGGATACCCCGAAATAGCCCGGATGCTCATCGAATATGGTGCCGATCCGGACGTTCAGAATGGAAACGGAGGTACCGCACTGATGTTCGCTACGCTGTTTGGTCGCAATCAACTGGTAAAGCTTTTGCTCGAATACGGTGCCAGCAGCACGATTCGGGACGCCCGTGGCTTTACTGCACTCGACCTGGCTATGCAACAGGGTAACGAAGAAGTAATCCCGCTGTTGAAGCATTAGTAAACGCAGCCATTGCCAGCGGCACGCGCGGTAGTACACAGTAAAAAAGCCATGAAACGCAGTCAGGATACTGACGGGCGATCATGGCTTTTTCTACGTGACGAAAATCGTCAAACGAGGCTTTAGGCCGACTTCTTGGTGGTCGACTTCGTAGTCTTGCTGGTGCTTTTCTTGGTCGTACCACTTTTCTTCGCCGGGCTACCGTCGAGCGAGTTGATCCAGACGGCCAGTTTCATCGCATCTTCTTTAGGAACCTGCTTCATGGGGGCCATTGGAGGGTAACCAGGCCAGTGGCTCGGAACGGGATTGTAGATCAGATTCACGATCTCTTCGTTCGAATATTTCTTCTTGGCCACGTCGGAATAAGCCGGTCCAACTAAACGCTGATTGGGGCGGTGGCAGGCAATACAGGTATATTTGCTCATCAACGCGTTCATGTCCTCCGGAATATCGGAAGGTGCCTGTGCATTAACATTGAACGAGGCCACAGTCAGCGCAACCGTAGCGAGGAGGAATCCAAACGATTTTTTCATGTGAATCGGGTAAGCAATTGATTGAAACAACAAACTAAATAGGTCTTAGGCAAACCATGCAAAAGTAGGCGGTTCCGAACGATAAGACAATTCGGAGTTTGCATTTTCCTATTAAAACAACTGTTTGACAAATGTTTCTCGAAAACGTTTAAAATTTGTCAGAAAACAATTTATCATGACTCCTCCCATTGATCGCTTTTCGGGCCATGCGTCCCTGTATGCCCAATTTCGCATTGATTATCCCGACGAATTATATGATTCGATAGGGAGCCGGGTACCGAATCCTTCGCGGGCCTGGGACTGCGCTACGGGTAACGGGCAGGTGGCCGGTGCCCTGGCTGACCGCTTTGATCAGGTCGATGCCACGGACATCAGTGAAACCCAGCTGCTGCTGGCCATTAAGAAACCAAATATCACCTATCAGCTCAGCACTGCTGAACAAACGCCTTTTGCCGATCACTCCTTTGATCTCATTGCTGTGGCCCAGGCGCTCCATTGGTTCGACGTGAATGCGTTTCATCAGGAGGTGCGCCGGGTGGCAAAACCCAACGCAGTCCTGGCCGAGTGGGGGTACGGACTGGCTCAGATTACCAGCGATATTGATCCCGTCCTGATTGATTTTTACCGCAACCGCGTTGGTCCCTATTGGGACCCCCAGCGTAAACACATCGATGCCGCCTATACTACGTTGCCGTTC is a window from the Spirosoma rigui genome containing:
- a CDS encoding c-type cytochrome: MKKSFGFLLATVALTVASFNVNAQAPSDIPEDMNALMSKYTCIACHRPNQRLVGPAYSDVAKKKYSNEEIVNLIYNPVPSHWPGYPPMAPMKQVPKEDAMKLAVWINSLDGSPAKKSGTTKKSTSKTTKSTTKKSA
- a CDS encoding ankyrin repeat domain-containing protein, with translation MSFYSNRPEDLLFDAARKGDTANVKKLIGEKVDVNATDAKGFTPLIIAAYDGHLDTAKALLDAKADVNVRDASGNTALMGVSFKGYPEIARMLIEYGADPDVQNGNGGTALMFATLFGRNQLVKLLLEYGASSTIRDARGFTALDLAMQQGNEEVIPLLKH
- a CDS encoding class I SAM-dependent methyltransferase, with translation MTPPIDRFSGHASLYAQFRIDYPDELYDSIGSRVPNPSRAWDCATGNGQVAGALADRFDQVDATDISETQLLLAIKKPNITYQLSTAEQTPFADHSFDLIAVAQALHWFDVNAFHQEVRRVAKPNAVLAEWGYGLAQITSDIDPVLIDFYRNRVGPYWDPQRKHIDAAYTTLPFPFADVENATFTVRRSWTLDRFLNYLRTWSAVRQYSHENEEDPVVALGAELGERWGTGEREIVFPVFARIGVVC